AttccccacccaccacccccccTCAAAGAAAAAGCCCTCCTTTTGATGCAGCTCCTCTCAGGCTTCCCAAACTTGGCCTCATTGCTAATGATTCCTTGCACCGGATGGTAGCCAATTTCCAAGCCATGTCAGATAGAGAGCACTGTGGGTGGCTGACAATGGGCACTCCTCTCTCTTTGCTGATGGGGACCCTGAGGCTCATGGAGATGACAAGGCTTGCTGGCTGATGACACAGACCACTTTCCTGCTGCCTCAAAGcccttccatccacccacctccctgggGCATTCTAAGCCACCCCACAGCCCTCTGATGCCAGTCCTGCTCCCAGGTCACACCAGCCCCATCTTACCCATCTGGTGTTTGAGTTCAGACAAGCTCCTCTCCAGCTCCTGTATCCGATATATGTCAcgtttcttctcctccttcaatGTGCGAGCCTGCCCAAAGTACAGGGGGAAAGGGCCCTGGAAAGAGGGGCTGGTGGCTGGACAGGCTACCAtctccctctctgcccccacctccacaaACCCAGACCCATGACCACCTCTGGCTGTactagtcccattttacagatgcccAGAAAGATCCAGTGACCCATCAAAGGTGGGGGCTGAAGGGTCAGGTCTCACCTCCATCGacattttccacatcctctcctgccACCGGGCCCTCTCTCCTTTTATATGTTGAGCATATTCATCTCTCTCTAGCTGGACTTGTTTAAGTGACTCTGTcacctgcaagaatggccacagAAGTGAGAAAGGGCTGTCACTGGTCCTCACCTGCTCCTGGCCAGCTGGGATCATCTTTCTTCCACATCCCTCCCTCTGCAAAGCCTCACCTGTGTCACGTGTGCGTTCAGCAGCGCCCGCTCCTTTCTGGTCTGCTGTAACTGCCGCTGGAGGACTGCTTCACTGCGGCTCGAGGACTGGATGGTGAAGAGTGAGAAGTTTTGATGTGGGGAGCCCGGGCAGTGCCCCTTAAAAGGGCTAGGTCTAGGCTCAATATACAATTCAGTCAATAAAGATCAAGACATTTCTAAGCCCATGGCCTGGTTTTAAAAGAACTCAGTAAAGTTGGAAGGGACAGGGAAAGAGATTGAATTACAGCTGGCTaacggaggcccagagagatcagataacattgctattgttattactgttattactacCACTGTTTGAACCTTTATGGAGTGCTTCACCAGGTACCATACTAGcaatcccatttaatcctcacaaccaccataTGAGACAGCTAATAGGATAACCCCTATTGTGTAGATGAAAAACGTCAAGTGTTCGAGGTTAAGGGCTTGCCTAAAATCACTCAgactgagctgggatttgaacacccAGGTCTATCCAATTATCTAAGCCCATTTTTCTTGCTGAGGGTGGGGGCACAGATAGCAAGGGGGAAATTAatcttttgttcactttttgaaAGGTTGATACATTCCCATAGTCCAAAACTCAGAAGGTACAGAAGGGAAGTGTCTCCCAGGCACCCCATTACTCTCTGCTGAGATTTTTTATCAATGCTTACCCTTGCAaacatgttttatgtatattatcatagtatgtacacacacacagacacacacacacacactcacacacacacacacacacacccctttcctCTCTCTACAGAAATGGTGACATACTAAAGGTACTCTTCTGTACCTTCACAGTACAAGTACCGAATATCCCACCTAGGACTTGGCCAAGGCCACAGCCAGGTAAGGGCAGGGCAGGCACTTAGCCTCTGAGCTCTGCCTCCAGTGCTCGCTCCCCACAGTGCCCCCAACTCACCCACAGCAGCTGACTCAGCCCCAGGTTGCCTCTAACAACCACACACAAAAGCAGCAAGAAATGAGCATGCTGCCTTCTGGGCAGGACACTGCATCCTGCAGAAGGGACTTTTACACTCTCTCCTCCATCTGGGAAGCTGGGCTGCCAGGGGATGGGGCAGCTGGTTGGACTCACCCTGTCCTCTTCCTGCTGCTGTGCAGACACAGCAGAGAGAGCCCGCTCCAATTCTTGAATACGCTGTAAAGAGTATTGAAGGCGGCCGGCCAGATCCTTGGACTCTTCTGTAATGAGCAGAGGTGGAGATGGGGCCCAAAGGACTCCCCCTAAAGTACCAGTGTCAAAGTGCCAGGTTGAAGGATGATGGGATGCTCAGATTCCCACCTTCGAAGTGTCTGGCGGCACGTTTAGTATGGTAAAGGGTGGTCTTCAAGTCTGCCTTTTCCAATGTGAGGATGTTGATTGTCTGGAATTGAATGTTTGGGAGAAAAGCCAAGCAAGTGCtgaaagagatggaaagaaacaTTCTCCGGAGGACAGGAGAAAACTCCCCACCCTCCACTCACCTCTAACTGCTCCATCTGTGCTTTGTGTATGTCattgtttactttcttttcctgtaggaagaggaagacagagctcTTACCcgggggaggcagagatggcacaGCAAGAGACATGCCCCCGACATGCCACCAATGTCCCAGGACAGGCACACCCATGGGACCAGGTTTTCAGGGACCCTGTGGGTATGGGGTGGAATCTGAGGGGTGAGTCTTCTTCCCCAGGCTGGGAATGGGTGAGACGGGACTGGCGCCTCTACATCTGAGTGCCCCTCAAACCCAGCAGTCATGTTGTGTGCAAACAAAGAAATCGCGTTACTTCTTCCAGCTGACGTTCCActtgtttcttctgttgtttctgtGGGGAGAGTCAAATTGAGGTGACTGAGGGGGGACCCCTCAACTCTATTGCCCAAGCCAGGAAGTTGTAGGCAGGGACCAGGAATGGATTTTAAAGGCAAACTTCTCAGACCCAATGGCAACACGAACTGGTCAACTCTCCTCAAGCTCCCAAAGACAGAGGATTTGGGTCTTTGTTGGTTTTTGCCCACAGCCACAGAACTCAAAGTCTGAATCTGGATTCTCTCAAAAGGACAGTAAGATAAACCTCTAGAGACGGAGTCTGAGAAAGGCCCACCGTTCTGCCAGCTTATGATTTAGAAAggtgtattcattcaacaaacatttactgagcacatacaGGCCAGGTACGGGTCTTCACAGCAGATATACAGGATAGAAAAGGAGAGACGGGAGCCCTTGGCCCTGAGATTTCCATTCTAGGGGCCTTTCAATCTCAGATTGTCAATTTAAAGAGATCTTTGATACTCTCTACCTCCTCTGGAAACACGAGCCCAAGGAGGAGAGGTGGCTTGTTTAGACTGAAAGAGCAACTTAGGGACTGAGTCAGGGCAGAAATACAGGACCCCTAACAACCCTCACTTTCCTGAGAGGTGACAACCCCAGGGCGTGTGTGGCAAGGACTGGAGCAGAGATGTCTGAAGCAGAGAGTCAGCAAAGAGGACAGTGACAGAAGAGCCATGCTGCATGCTCCTTGCTCTGGGGTCCCCCTAGGTGAGGCCTGGGTGCTTCAGCTCCCCATCTGCCCTTTGGACCAGGGGCCCTCAGCCCCTTTCTTCAGAGCCCCAAGGGGAAACTAAAACCCAGGATTGGCAGcgtggaatcagggaccccactGGACTCTTACCAGTGATTCTATGTTTTCATTGAGTTGATGGACTGTTGCGGAGCTTGAGTCCAGGGCTACTTCCAGTTCTTGGTACCGGCTCTGAGGCACATGCAGAGAGGAGGAGTTGAAGGATGATTGCGGGGAGAAGTAGAGAGAACAAACATTAgggctggggtgtgtgtgggCTATCTCAGCTGACATAGGGGCACCCAGCCCCTGCCGTGAGAGGAGCTTGGAGGGCTGGCCTGCAGGGTCACTGCACCTTGGCCCAGGGCCTCTTACCTCCAGACCCTTCAGGGTAGCAGATGATGCAGAggtaatagaaattaaaaaaaaaaaaaaaaaaaaaaatttacacggGTTACAGTTATGGATAtcgagaaagtaaaaaaaaaaaaaaaaccagcaaagggctgggcacagtgactcacgcatgtaatcccagcacattgggaggtggaggcggttggatcccttgaggtcaggagttcgagaccagcctggcctctgcagaaactccatctctactaaaatatgaagATAGCTCAGATGGTGGCagatgccttaatcccagctactcaggaggctaaggcaaggaatcacttgaaccccagaggcagaggttgtagtgagccaagatcgcaccaacaagcccagtctgggtgacagagtgattctgtctcaaaaaaaagaagaagaaaagaagaaaaggaaacaaacaaacaaacaaagtttcTCCTAAATCCGGCTACGGATTGTTCTGTACATTTATTCTAAACTTACTTGGGGAACTTTAAGGTCGTACTGGCTCTCAGATGATAAAAGATGGTAGGGAAGTGGGGAAAAACCCGCACCTGTCACCGACCCAAGCAGGAGAGCAGCAGATACCAGGCTGAAGGATAATGCCGCAAAAACAAAGCGCCGGATGCAAAATATCCTCCAAATCCAGAGAAATAACGTCTCACCCTTCCACTTGTTCAATGGGGTGGTGCCGCCACCACTGGAATGGTGAAGGTTGACACCAACACCTTCAGAATGTCCTGAATCTACATGAGGTGAAAAAGGGAGAAACAAGGGCAGGAGGGAAGACAGAAGTGGCTTTAGAAGCAAGAAAGTCAGGGTAGGAGGAAGATGCGGGTTCAGGAAAATGGAAGTTGCTGAAGATGAGCAGGAGGAGATTGGAAATCATGGTCTGTGCTATTCTTTCCAAATGGCTACTCTAGTTTTTTTGATTTCGCATAGGCAGGAACAAATAGATGGAAAAGTTCCCTTGTGAGCCGCATGCAGTCACAGAGTAGTCACCCCACCACGGCTCTCATACACTGATCGACCCTTCCTAGCCCAGGCATGGCCATGAATCTGGTAATGCTCCAGACTCACCCATTAAAAAAAACCAGACTGCTGAGGGTTCACTTCTGGCTATGGGGCTCCAGCAAAAGCAGTTTGAAAGACACTGATCTTGTCCAGTATcatcttacagaggaggaaatgaggcCCAGGGGACAAGGATTTTTCTGTGGTCATGCATGTTGCGGTGCAAGTTAGATCTTCTCTTTACTCCCAGTGCCTGGGGCTTTCCCTCACCACACACACTGGGCCCCTTCGTGACTCCTAAAGggacagcctggatgacaagaccCCATTGGCCCAGCATCCCTTGAGACTGGGGATGAGGAAAATCAACCAGCAATGACCATTTCCTGGGTGTCCTGGGTGTTTACAGTGGCCAAGTACTAGGgattaacataaaataacaacaatctcatttaattcaaaatggaaGTCAAACAATACTATTCTACTACAGATGTGAAAAGAGAGGctcaaagagctcaaacaactgtCGTGAAGTCAGATCCCTAGCAGTtgagaggcaggattcaaactcCAGAATTTTAACCAGCACCCAACAACTCTCAACACCATCTCTACTGCCCCTTGGGTCCCCTGTCCCCAGGAAGCTGACCAACCAAGACTCACATCCCCAGGTGAGTGGCAACCACAAGAAGTGGTTGTCTCAGGTCGGCCGCCAGCATTTTCTTCGCCTTCACTCCCGTGTAGAACACCAGGGCTGCTCCTCTGCTGATATTCTTTAGCTGTGAGAAAGAAGAGCAGTAATACCATGAGAACTACCAGCCCCTACAGCCACATCCTCTtttgctagtttttaaaaaaatcttacttaATCGACATCTGATTTTAATGCCACCAACAACTGCACAAGGTCACAATCACTTTAGTGGACTGAGAGGACTTATATTGTGGCTAAAACAAGGGGGACGGGAAACAGCTTGGAACTTCTAAACTCAGTTTTCTGACTCCAAGCTCTGGGGTTTTCCACAAATCAGCAGCTGCCAGGGACCAGAACCAGAGGCAGAGGTAGAAAAGTAAACATTAAGTAGTCAAGAACTTCACACTGTGTGGTTTAGAGTCATACATCCTCACATGTCTGTTAGTGTGAATAAGTGCACCAGTatctctcaaactttttttttttttttgagacggagtcttgctctgtcgcccaggctggagtgcactggccggatctcagctcagtgcaagctccacctcccgggtttacgccattctcctgcctcagcctccccagtagctgggacttcaggcgcccgccacctcgcctggctagttttttgtattttttagtagagacggggtttcaccgtgttagccaggatggtctcgatatcctgacctcgtgatccacccgtctcagcctcccaaagtgctgggattacaggtttgagc
The Papio anubis isolate 15944 unplaced genomic scaffold, Panubis1.0 scaffold1946, whole genome shotgun sequence DNA segment above includes these coding regions:
- the LOC100998988 gene encoding golgin subfamily A member 6C-like, which translates into the protein KEYQQRSSPGVLHGSEGEENAGGRPETTTSCGCHSPGDSRYQELEVALDSSSATVHQLNENIESLKQQKKQVERQLEEEKKVNNDIHKAQMEQLETINILTLEKADLKTTLYHTKRAARHFEEESKDLAGRLQYSLQRIQELERALSAVSAQQQEEDRSSSRSEAVLQRQLQQTRKERALLNAHVTQVTESLKQVQLERDEYAQHIKGERARWQERMWKMSMEGPFPLYFGQARTLKEEKKRDIYRIQELERSLSELKHQMAEPPSSAPPAGTSEVEQLQDEAKHLRKEVESLEGKLQSQVENNQALSLLSKEQKERLQEEEEGSKSSRRGSKSRRRRSTSRRKGGCRSRRDCNNENKSALQLEQQVKELQEKLSEVKETVTSAPSKKGWEAGTSLWGGEVPGQRQLQLGAGDGSNLQGSSMTVSCFLPSDF